One Brassica napus cultivar Da-Ae chromosome C4, Da-Ae, whole genome shotgun sequence genomic region harbors:
- the LOC106396567 gene encoding 5'-adenylylsulfate reductase 2, chloroplastic gives MALAVTSSSTAISGSSFSRSGPSSDPKALQICSFRLSELSHVSQRRYSLKSLKAESHTRNDSLVTRASTLITPEVEEKEEDVEDFEQLAKKLEEASPLEIMDKALQKFRSNIAIAFSGAEDVALIEYARLTGRPFRVFSLDTGRLNPETYRLFDAVEKQYGIRIEYTFPDAVEVQALVRNKGLFSFYEDGHQECCRVRKVRPLRRALKGLKAWITGQRKDQSPGTRSEIPIVQVDPVFEGLDGGVGSLVKWNPLANVEGGDVWNFLRTMDVPVNALHAQGYVSIGCEPCTRPVLPGQHEREGRWWWEDAKAKECGLHKGNIKKEDDTTADLAPAIVHDIFESNNVVALSRGGIENLLKLGNRKEPWLVVLYAPWCPFCQAMEASYVELAEKLAVKGVKVAKFRADGDQKEFAKQELQLGSFPTILLFPKSAPRAIKYPSEHRDVDSLMSFVNLLR, from the exons ATGGCTTTAGCTGTCACTTCTTCTTCAACTGCCATCTCTGGATCCAGTTTCTCACGCTCTGGACCTTCTTCTGATCCTAAAG CTCTTCAAATCTGTTCGTTTAGGTTATCTGAGCTATCCCATGTCTCTCAAAGACGTTACTCTCTCAAATCCCTAAAGGCTGAGTCACATACACGCAACGACTCTTTGGTTACCCGTGCTTCGACCCTAATCACTCCAG AAgtggaagagaaagaagaagacgttGAGGATTTCGAGCAACTCGCGAAGAAGCTGGAAGAGGCTTCTCCACTTGAAATCATGGACAAAGCTCTCCAGAAATTCAGAAGCAACATCGCAATTGCTTTCAG TGGGGCTGAAGATGTTGCACTGATCGAATACGCTCGTTTAACCGGAAGGCCCTTCAGGGTTTTCAGCTTAGACACAGGGAGGTTAAACCCCGAAACCTACAGGCTCTTCGATGCCGTGGAGAAGCAGTACGGGATCCGAATCGAGTACACGTTCCCTGATGCGGTCGAGGTACAAGCTTTGGTGAGGAACAAGGGTTTGTTCTCTTTCTACGAGGACGGTCACCAGGAGTGTTGCCGTGTGAGGAAAGTAAGACCTCTGCGCCGCGCTCTCAAGGGTCTCAAAGCTTGGATCACTGGACAGAGGAAAGATCAGTCTCCGGGGACGAGATCCGAGATCCCGATCGTTCAGGTTGATCCGGTGTTTGAAGGGTTGGATGGTGGTGTTGGAAGTCTTGTGAAGTGGAACCCTTTGGCGAATGTTGAAGGTGGTGATGTTTGGAACTTCTTGAGGACGATGGATGTTCCTGTGAATGCATTGCACGCGCAAGGGTATGTCTCTATTGGGTGTGAGCCGTGCACTAGGCCGGTGCTTCCAGGTCAGCACGAGAGAGAAGGAAGATGGTGGTGGGAAGACGCTAAAGCTAAAGAATGTGGGCTGCACAAAGGGAACATCAAGAAGGAAGATGACACCACCGCGGATTTAGCACCCGCTATTGTGCATGATATATTCGAAAGCAACAATGTTGTTGCATTGAGCAGAGGAGGGATTGAGAATTTGTTGAAGCTTGGTAACCGCAAAGAGCCGTGGTTGGTTGTGCTGTACGCTCCTTGGTGTCCGTTTTGCCAGGCTATGGAAGCTTCTTATGTCGAATTGGCTGAGAAACTGGCGGTGAAAGGGGTTAAGGTGGCGAAGTTCCGGGCTGATGGTGACCAGAAGGAGTTTGCTAAGCAGGAGCTTCAATTAGGGAGCTTCCCAACGATACTTCTCTTTCCCAAAAGCGCTCCACGCGCAATTAAGTACCCGTCAGAGCATAGAGATGTCGATTCGCTTATGTCATTTGTGAATCTTCTCCGGTGA